Part of the Candidatus Nealsonbacteria bacterium genome is shown below.
TTAACCGAAAACTTGTTTTAGAATCAATTAGAGAAGCGGCGGGAATGAAAAACGCAGGAGATTTGATAATTTTCAGCTCAAAAATAGAAAATAATCTTTTGAATTTCGTTCCTTACTTCAGTTGTCATGCTGGGATCGAGAAGGACGAGCAGGAAATTTTTATAATTTCGCCAAATTCATTTAAAATGAGTTCGAAAAACATTGAAAGTCCTAAAAAACTTTATCAGTTTTTCAGAAAATATTCAAAATAAAAAAATGAATCATTGCGGGGTCGCCTGCTCAGTCGCCTTAGAATAAACAATTTCATTGCGGGGTCGTCTAATGGTAGGACAACAGCCTTTGGAGCTGTCTATCTTGGTTCGAGTCCAAGCCCCGCAGCAGTCTAGTGTTCAATATCGAGAGACCGAGACGTCTTGAGGTCGTGAATGCTTGTACCAGAGATAAGTTATAAATTAAAAAGTAAAATGTATGTTATTTTGGCACCAATCTAGTCAATTACCTTCTAAAAGTTTTACATGTGGTCATTGCGGAAATCCACTCGCTTCAAATGTGGGTTATTACAGAGGTCAGTATGAAGATGGTAGCGGGGGCATGATTGAACACATATACATATGTCATCATTGTCATAAACCAACTTATTTTGGGAGTGGAAAACAAATACCAGGGATTCGTCCAGGTTCAGACGTTAATGGCATAGATGATGCGGGAGTAGCTTCATTATATAACGAAGCAAGAGATTGTTTTTCAAAGAATGCCTTTACTGCTACTGTATTAAGTTGCCGTAAATTACTTATGCATATCGCTGTTGCTAAAGGTGACGCCCCTGGTAAAAATTTTATAGACTATGTTGAATATTTATCTTCAAAAGGTTATGTCCCTCCCGATGCGAAAACATGGGTAGATCATATTCGCACTAAAGGCAATGAGGCTAATCATGAAATTGTTATTATGTCAGAAGAAGAAGCAAAAGATCTTATTGCTTTTTGCGAAATGCTTTTAAAGCTTGTCTACGAGTTTCCTTCTGTATCAAAAAAATATATAAAAAGTCCTATTACTTAATCATGCGAGAAGCCTGACTGAGAGGCATCAACGGGGAAGCCCGAAAATCGTTGAAATTCCCTTTAAAACCTTGGTTCTCTCGGCCGTAGCCTACGAGCGAGGCTAGACCGAGGATGCCAGCAGTTG
Proteins encoded:
- a CDS encoding DUF4145 domain-containing protein, with translation MLFWHQSSQLPSKSFTCGHCGNPLASNVGYYRGQYEDGSGGMIEHIYICHHCHKPTYFGSGKQIPGIRPGSDVNGIDDAGVASLYNEARDCFSKNAFTATVLSCRKLLMHIAVAKGDAPGKNFIDYVEYLSSKGYVPPDAKTWVDHIRTKGNEANHEIVIMSEEEAKDLIAFCEMLLKLVYEFPSVSKKYIKSPIT